The following coding sequences lie in one Halorarum halophilum genomic window:
- a CDS encoding gas vesicle protein K, with amino-acid sequence MTRIDVDGEDGDAASGVTALVVAVVEILVDALEHEALRRMESGRLTDEEIERVGAQLARIEDELEAMKETQGIEDEVAQLRGDLDSLVGDAVRTLGEEVDEDGPPRTAEEARTTDDGRTGEDVASDEDEAGATIDD; translated from the coding sequence ATGACCAGGATTGACGTCGACGGCGAGGACGGCGACGCCGCCTCTGGGGTGACGGCGCTCGTCGTGGCCGTCGTCGAGATCCTCGTGGACGCGCTCGAACACGAGGCGCTCCGCCGGATGGAGTCCGGCAGGCTCACCGACGAGGAGATCGAGCGCGTCGGCGCCCAGCTCGCCCGGATCGAGGACGAACTCGAGGCGATGAAGGAGACGCAGGGGATCGAGGACGAGGTCGCCCAACTCCGGGGCGACCTCGACTCGCTCGTCGGCGACGCCGTCCGGACGCTCGGCGAGGAGGTGGACGAGGACGGACCCCCGCGGACGGCGGAGGAGGCGCGGACGACGGACGACGGTCGGACCGGGGAGGACGTGGCGAGCGACGAGGACGAGGCCGGGGCGACGATCGATGACTGA
- a CDS encoding asparagine synthase-related protein: MVGICGQLGGDHDVDPLAEWIGWRDDERAGRYEDGDVALATSFHGLLAGDQPVTAADGDVSLWVWGDVYGHGSGDDYAPRRGPSDGSAAYCADLYDEHGTSFVEELNGDFALVIHDRAAGTVSFVTDRLATRPIYHVRGRDGSLVFASNAQALAHHPTVDVAFDLDYLQEYLTLRRVPGVKTPLEGVEEFQPGAVTTVDLDDRSVSVDRYWRPTYQPVDRPFSEYLEEFTETVDEVISEWTRDDLDYGLLLSGGGDSRLVQAALDQPVTTYHSASWMSREARTARRAAETHGDEFRLLKREEGFERSVLDRTAQLLNFSSWFDQAGFQAFESEITDDVDVLVSGLNADTLFAGHHLPTWSVSLGSVGKISFPVQKPVETLRDYVEVQAEKALEPVPYLRTSGSIADILAANISRDGDGIVNHGVRFGSFQDLLMYGDYVPMSAKSSAVFSRSLMQLAPYRSPFLDNRLLDLQQQVPIRYQLRRNMVKQAVGVFDEELADIPHASTGVSLDRPFLVDFMGKNLNGLRRKHIFEEEPPESHLDHGPWPDRSELIRTRPFIHDALEDGEELLDALPFLDGDGAMECYREHLDGENYAPQLYSLVTFLEMPVTELIARRTDESVATERQ; the protein is encoded by the coding sequence ATGGTAGGTATCTGCGGCCAGCTGGGCGGTGACCACGACGTCGACCCGCTGGCCGAGTGGATCGGCTGGCGCGACGACGAGCGGGCGGGCCGGTACGAGGACGGCGACGTGGCGCTGGCGACGTCGTTCCACGGGTTGCTCGCCGGCGATCAGCCGGTCACGGCCGCCGACGGCGACGTCTCGCTGTGGGTGTGGGGTGACGTCTACGGCCACGGGAGCGGTGACGACTACGCCCCGCGCCGAGGGCCGTCGGACGGGAGCGCGGCCTACTGCGCCGACCTCTACGACGAACACGGGACGTCGTTCGTCGAGGAGCTCAACGGCGACTTCGCGCTCGTGATCCACGACCGGGCGGCGGGGACCGTCTCGTTCGTGACCGACCGGCTGGCGACCAGGCCGATCTACCACGTCCGGGGCCGGGACGGGAGCCTCGTGTTCGCCTCGAACGCGCAGGCGCTCGCCCACCACCCCACCGTGGACGTAGCGTTCGACCTCGACTACCTCCAGGAGTACCTGACGCTCCGGCGCGTTCCCGGCGTGAAGACGCCCCTCGAAGGCGTCGAGGAGTTCCAGCCGGGCGCCGTGACGACCGTCGACCTCGACGACCGCTCGGTGTCGGTCGACCGCTACTGGCGCCCTACCTACCAGCCGGTCGACCGGCCGTTCTCGGAGTACCTCGAGGAGTTCACCGAGACGGTCGACGAGGTGATCTCGGAGTGGACGCGCGACGACCTCGACTACGGCCTGCTGCTGTCGGGCGGGGGCGACTCGCGGCTCGTGCAGGCGGCGCTCGACCAGCCCGTGACCACGTACCACTCCGCGAGCTGGATGAGCCGTGAGGCCCGCACCGCACGGCGGGCGGCCGAGACCCACGGCGACGAGTTCCGCCTCCTCAAGCGCGAGGAGGGGTTCGAACGGAGCGTCCTCGACCGGACCGCCCAGCTGTTGAACTTCAGCAGCTGGTTCGACCAGGCGGGCTTCCAGGCGTTCGAGTCGGAGATAACCGACGACGTCGACGTGCTGGTATCGGGGTTGAACGCCGACACCCTGTTCGCGGGCCATCACCTCCCGACCTGGAGCGTCTCGCTGGGGTCGGTCGGGAAGATCTCGTTCCCCGTCCAGAAGCCGGTCGAGACCCTCCGGGACTACGTCGAGGTGCAGGCCGAGAAGGCGCTCGAACCGGTGCCGTACCTGCGAACGTCCGGATCGATCGCGGATATCCTGGCGGCGAACATCAGCCGCGACGGCGACGGCATCGTCAACCACGGCGTCCGGTTCGGGTCGTTCCAGGACCTCCTCATGTACGGCGACTACGTCCCGATGAGCGCGAAGTCGAGCGCCGTCTTCTCGCGGAGCCTGATGCAACTGGCCCCGTACCGTTCGCCGTTCCTCGACAACCGGCTCCTCGACCTCCAGCAACAGGTTCCGATCCGCTACCAGCTGCGCCGGAACATGGTCAAGCAGGCGGTCGGGGTGTTCGACGAGGAGCTGGCGGACATCCCCCACGCCAGTACCGGCGTCTCGCTGGACCGTCCGTTCCTGGTCGACTTCATGGGGAAGAACCTCAACGGGCTACGCCGCAAACATATCTTCGAGGAGGAACCGCCCGAGTCCCACCTCGACCACGGCCCGTGGCCCGACCGGTCGGAGCTCATTCGGACACGACCGTTCATCCACGACGCCCTCGAGGATGGCGAGGAGCTGCTCGACGCGCTGCCGTTCCTCGACGGCGATGGCGCGATGGAGTGCTACCGCGAGCACCTCGATGGGGAGAACTACGCCCCGCAACTGTACTCGCTCGTGACGTTCCTCGAGATGCCGGTGACCGAACTGATCGCCCGGCGAACGGACGAGAGCGTCGCGACGGAACGGCAATGA
- the gvpL gene encoding gas vesicle protein GvpL produces MTDVGFEEGRYLYCVVDTTGEGPEGEAGRREFTPEGIEGGEPYVVESDGVGAVIQPRGEPFDSDDLRRVKRWLIAHQRVVDEAGQAFGTPLPFRFDTIHRGDDDAVREWLTAEHATLREHLDEFAGKWEYRVTLTAAGEFEPDDEDLADLRARIDEAGEGEGFLLEKQYERRLRELEHERDRDVAADLRDRLEPLVTAVESVEGSDLLGEGSGGDRVAGLALLADREREGDVGAELDEVAADPAIEVEYTGPWPPYSFAPELGGEE; encoded by the coding sequence ATGACTGACGTCGGCTTCGAGGAGGGGCGGTACCTCTACTGCGTCGTCGACACCACCGGGGAGGGCCCGGAGGGCGAGGCCGGCCGGCGCGAGTTCACACCCGAGGGTATCGAGGGCGGCGAGCCGTACGTGGTCGAGTCGGACGGCGTCGGCGCCGTGATCCAGCCGCGGGGCGAGCCGTTCGACAGCGACGACCTCCGACGGGTGAAGCGCTGGCTGATCGCCCACCAGCGCGTCGTCGACGAGGCGGGCCAGGCGTTCGGGACGCCGCTCCCGTTCCGCTTCGACACGATCCACCGGGGCGACGACGACGCCGTCCGGGAGTGGCTGACGGCCGAGCACGCGACGCTCCGCGAGCACCTCGACGAGTTCGCCGGGAAGTGGGAGTACCGGGTGACGCTCACCGCCGCCGGCGAGTTCGAGCCGGACGACGAGGACCTCGCGGACCTCCGCGCCCGCATCGACGAGGCGGGCGAGGGCGAGGGGTTCCTGCTCGAGAAGCAGTACGAGCGACGGCTCCGCGAACTCGAACACGAGCGCGACCGGGACGTCGCGGCCGACCTGCGGGACCGACTCGAACCCCTCGTCACCGCCGTGGAGTCGGTCGAGGGGTCCGATTTGCTCGGCGAGGGATCCGGCGGGGACCGCGTCGCCGGGCTGGCGCTGCTGGCCGACCGCGAACGCGAGGGTGACGTCGGCGCGGAACTGGACGAGGTGGCCGCCGACCCGGCCATCGAGGTGGAGTACACCGGGCCGTGGCCGCCCTACTCCTTCGCGCCGGAACTGGGGGGTGAGGAGTGA
- the gvpG gene encoding gas vesicle protein GvpG encodes MTLIIDDLLFRPFVSILDIIHATAVQELYDVEALQADLKENQLLYELGERSQEEYERRKAELEADLDAAEAAREQLRSKQLEVRG; translated from the coding sequence ATGACGCTCATCATCGACGACCTCCTCTTCCGGCCGTTCGTGTCGATCCTGGACATAATCCACGCGACGGCGGTCCAGGAGCTGTACGACGTGGAGGCCCTCCAGGCAGACCTGAAGGAGAACCAGCTCCTGTACGAACTCGGCGAGCGTTCACAGGAGGAGTACGAGCGCCGGAAGGCCGAACTCGAGGCCGACCTCGACGCGGCGGAGGCGGCCCGCGAACAACTTCGGAGCAAACAGCTGGAGGTGCGAGGATGA
- a CDS encoding Hsp20/alpha crystallin family protein: MTDDEPREESPSDETPSDDEPSTDDSREDELPDEESTDEREADGREADADTSGDGDDRPAEADGTSEDTDDGGDDAVAEDDGDDGADEEGGDDPSRRADDTPGEGDGKPDEGADAPPDRPDELSVEPSGTLDDDGGDGSKTLGERLHEFAVDLLETGTAAGSDRGGRISYGYTARTGPRGPAAPHRRRRPSRSSRSSGASAPDAHTSVARYEDEIRVTVDLPGVDPDDLTVGVDPERDELVVAVDDTVLTRVPLEGTNVVDDSWLNNDVLTVHLTDR; encoded by the coding sequence ATGACGGACGACGAGCCACGCGAGGAGTCCCCGTCAGACGAGACCCCCTCCGACGACGAGCCGTCGACCGACGACTCGCGGGAGGACGAGCTACCCGACGAGGAGTCCACGGACGAGCGGGAGGCGGACGGACGGGAGGCGGACGCCGACACGTCCGGTGACGGGGACGACCGTCCGGCCGAGGCCGACGGGACGTCGGAGGACACCGACGACGGCGGAGACGACGCGGTCGCCGAGGACGACGGGGACGACGGAGCCGACGAGGAAGGCGGCGACGACCCGTCCCGCCGGGCCGACGACACCCCCGGGGAGGGGGACGGCAAACCCGACGAGGGGGCCGACGCGCCGCCCGACCGCCCCGACGAACTGTCCGTCGAACCGTCCGGGACCCTCGACGACGACGGGGGGGACGGGTCGAAGACGCTCGGGGAGCGACTCCACGAGTTCGCCGTCGACCTGCTCGAGACCGGGACCGCCGCCGGAAGCGATCGCGGCGGGCGGATCTCCTACGGCTACACCGCCCGGACCGGCCCGCGCGGGCCGGCGGCGCCCCACCGCCGCCGTCGACCCAGTCGCAGTAGCAGGTCGTCCGGCGCGTCGGCGCCGGACGCGCATACGAGCGTCGCCCGCTACGAAGACGAGATCCGCGTCACCGTCGACCTCCCCGGCGTCGACCCGGACGACCTCACCGTCGGCGTCGACCCGGAGCGCGACGAGCTCGTGGTCGCCGTCGACGACACGGTGCTCACCCGCGTCCCGCTGGAGGGCACGAACGTGGTCGACGACAGCTGGCTGAACAACGACGTACTCACCGTCCACCTCACAGACCGATGA
- a CDS encoding asparagine synthetase B family protein, whose product MNKELFGVFGGIDAFRALRDEAEFDAVLEGEAVTVGVRDSHLGYPGRTDIHRGENGFCVIWGEAHATADGGPAAELYDSYLEAGREGLAAANGSYVAVVEHDGQALVATDAIRSWECFYTDVDGVRLFGTDLATVASVPAALPLDDRAPFEFLHLGTVLGEKTLFEPVRRIPFDGYLAADDVGELRRFVYEPREFDYAGELSDRLWRAIQRRRSLPDRKGILLSAGQDSRSMLVGVPDITHSYTVGWADSQEAAVAQQLATQYGLAHEVLAPDARYLDDRKVLYSQGLRESLHIHHAGYDDAIDAETIYHGLLYDTLLKGYFLERDGAELFGTKVSFRSVDPEVDPVSSLLDTLGYLPEGSAQLVDRAGDLLSTRGLDVGDAPGDPGEFLADSLGAEFDASMRRADSVHNAMDLLVLRNQPTLSFRHHLADNYVEAFVAADTEIVDWHCRTPPSHRHPETVHEALSNLDDAIFRHRPPSRPRQSNILSQAERFARRKLPLVQSVEPSWPDRTAVYDKYDLDRRLFPDDDAVWKLPTRLKLRLDDLSWWLSIRE is encoded by the coding sequence ATGAACAAGGAGCTGTTCGGGGTGTTCGGCGGCATCGACGCCTTCCGCGCGCTCCGCGACGAGGCGGAGTTCGACGCCGTCCTCGAGGGCGAGGCGGTGACCGTCGGCGTGCGCGACAGCCATCTCGGCTACCCGGGACGGACCGACATCCATCGGGGCGAGAACGGTTTCTGCGTCATCTGGGGCGAGGCCCACGCGACGGCCGACGGCGGTCCGGCCGCGGAGCTCTACGACTCGTACCTCGAGGCGGGACGCGAGGGGCTCGCCGCGGCCAACGGCTCGTACGTCGCGGTGGTCGAACACGACGGGCAGGCGCTCGTGGCGACCGACGCCATCCGCTCGTGGGAGTGTTTCTATACGGACGTCGACGGCGTCCGGCTGTTCGGGACCGACCTCGCGACCGTCGCGAGCGTCCCGGCCGCGCTGCCGCTCGACGACCGGGCGCCGTTCGAGTTCCTCCACCTCGGGACGGTGCTCGGCGAGAAGACGCTGTTCGAGCCGGTTCGACGGATCCCGTTCGACGGCTACCTCGCCGCGGACGACGTGGGCGAACTCAGGCGGTTCGTCTACGAACCCCGGGAGTTCGACTACGCCGGCGAACTGTCCGACCGGCTCTGGCGAGCCATCCAGCGCCGGCGCTCGCTCCCCGACCGGAAGGGGATCCTGCTCTCGGCCGGTCAGGACTCCCGCTCGATGCTGGTCGGCGTGCCGGACATCACCCACAGCTACACCGTCGGCTGGGCGGATTCCCAGGAGGCGGCGGTGGCCCAGCAGCTCGCCACGCAGTACGGGCTCGCCCACGAGGTGCTGGCGCCCGACGCGCGCTATCTCGACGACAGAAAGGTGCTGTACTCGCAGGGGCTGCGCGAGTCGCTGCACATCCACCACGCCGGCTACGACGACGCGATCGACGCCGAGACGATCTACCACGGGCTGCTGTACGACACGCTGTTGAAGGGGTACTTCCTCGAACGTGACGGCGCCGAGCTGTTCGGGACGAAGGTGTCATTCCGGTCCGTCGACCCCGAGGTCGACCCGGTGTCGTCGCTGCTCGACACGCTGGGGTACCTGCCCGAGGGGAGCGCGCAGCTCGTCGACCGCGCGGGCGACCTGCTCAGCACGCGCGGCCTCGACGTCGGCGACGCCCCCGGCGACCCCGGCGAGTTCCTGGCCGACTCCCTCGGGGCCGAGTTCGACGCCAGCATGCGCCGCGCCGACTCGGTCCACAACGCGATGGACCTCCTCGTGTTGCGCAACCAGCCCACGCTCTCGTTCCGGCACCACCTCGCGGACAACTACGTCGAGGCGTTCGTCGCCGCCGACACGGAGATCGTCGACTGGCACTGCCGAACGCCGCCGAGCCACCGCCACCCCGAGACGGTACACGAGGCGCTCTCGAACCTCGACGACGCTATCTTCCGCCACCGGCCACCCAGCCGCCCGCGCCAGTCGAACATCCTGAGCCAGGCCGAACGGTTCGCGAGGCGGAAGCTCCCGCTGGTCCAGTCGGTCGAGCCGTCCTGGCCCGACCGCACGGCGGTCTACGACAAGTACGACCTCGACCGCCGGCTCTTCCCCGACGACGACGCGGTCTGGAAGCTCCCGACGCGATTGAAACTGCGGCTCGACGACCTCAGTTGGTGGCTCTCCATCCGGGAGTAG
- the gvpM gene encoding gas vesicle protein GvpM translates to MRPTKDEGAVVDLVDVLLEKGVILQADVVISVAEVPLIGVNLQAAIAGMATMTEHGFFEEWDDEIRDRDDDRRGVGRFGTPNTTAPATGNVARSVGRTVADHDGLLETTETPGAADDDDGPVEALQTDDANEGGDDGDGDDNSGDDGGDDADGDVDGDDSNGADGRDGADEADSEAP, encoded by the coding sequence GTGAGACCGACGAAGGACGAGGGCGCCGTCGTCGACCTCGTCGACGTCCTGTTGGAGAAGGGTGTCATCCTCCAGGCGGACGTGGTCATCTCCGTGGCCGAGGTGCCCCTGATCGGCGTGAACCTGCAGGCGGCGATCGCCGGGATGGCGACGATGACCGAGCACGGTTTCTTCGAGGAGTGGGACGACGAGATCCGCGACCGGGACGACGACCGGCGGGGCGTCGGCCGCTTCGGAACGCCGAACACCACCGCACCCGCCACGGGCAACGTCGCGCGGAGCGTGGGTCGGACGGTCGCGGACCACGATGGGCTACTGGAGACGACAGAGACGCCCGGGGCGGCGGACGACGATGACGGCCCGGTGGAGGCCCTGCAGACCGACGACGCGAACGAAGGTGGCGACGATGGCGACGGTGATGACAACAGCGGTGACGACGGTGGCGACGACGCGGACGGCGATGTCGACGGCGACGACTCCAATGGCGCGGACGGCCGCGATGGTGCCGACGAGGCCGACAGCGAGGCCCCCTGA
- a CDS encoding DUF2298 domain-containing protein has protein sequence MEYGLVATWLVAYAALAALGLPLAARLFPDSASRGAGFALPLSLLVMGVVSFWVGHLAFGLPALLLSLLVLVGLSALAAFDRDALRAGEFEPAVAVNRTAIRNAAVVFLASFAFLVAVRAVDPAVVAGGGEKFLDFGLLNSLLRAEVLPPRDMWFAGEPVRYYYGGHLLTALLAMLTGTSAEFAYNLALAGFYAMLVTAAFDLAGNVAAARGLDRRVAGGLAAFFTGLAANVTTGGWVLFNALPAGVQTSLGETLGFDPAEHTTREFSYWTASRVIEGTINEFPLFAWLNGDLHAHMTDTPFLLLAAALAFALYRAGATADEVDGTAADGSGVDADATAADATVGATAVADPTAYSGVTRRRLLLFGVVPVVGGFQAVVNTWSFPSVFGVVWLGLTFAHAPPWTLLPGAAGKWVDRATNDSRLAAELARPVVAGALVAGAAALAVLLAVPFLYGIATSGGGTRTLELLTLEMRSGLPGLLGVHGAFLVTFGAYLFGRVGTDRPLELAAALVGFVAVALAIDFPALALLLPLLVVAWAALRTDRAGFETVLVVAGAGLVLLVEVVYLNEQAGPGRMNTVFKTYAQVWPLWATALGVVLASFLGPVSRPSVWPSREARRDVAAVFVAVLIVTTGMYAALALPAHFDGGPPDGPTLDATQFVETYHPEEAPAIGYLDERDGQPVILSAPATTAYPGADPLYGHGPGMYQWEASPAASLTGVQTVAGWHHEVGYRGPDAYFDRVREVDDAYTERSRTVAVLRKYDVRYVWVGPGEEIRYGDDAVAFGEIPGIEPVVETPKVTLYRVDQEQLPE, from the coding sequence ATGGAATACGGTCTCGTGGCGACGTGGCTCGTCGCCTACGCCGCGCTCGCGGCCCTCGGACTCCCCCTCGCGGCGCGACTGTTCCCGGACTCCGCCTCCCGCGGGGCCGGCTTCGCCCTCCCGCTCTCGCTGCTCGTCATGGGGGTCGTCTCCTTCTGGGTCGGCCACCTCGCGTTCGGCCTCCCGGCGCTCCTCCTCTCGCTGCTCGTCCTCGTCGGCCTCTCCGCGCTCGCCGCGTTCGACCGCGACGCGCTCCGCGCGGGCGAGTTCGAGCCCGCGGTCGCGGTGAACCGGACGGCGATCCGCAACGCGGCCGTCGTCTTCCTCGCGTCGTTCGCGTTCCTCGTCGCGGTCCGCGCCGTCGACCCGGCGGTGGTCGCCGGCGGGGGAGAGAAGTTCCTCGACTTCGGGCTCCTGAACTCGCTGCTCCGGGCCGAGGTGCTGCCGCCCCGCGACATGTGGTTCGCGGGGGAGCCGGTTCGCTACTACTACGGCGGCCACCTGCTGACGGCCCTGCTCGCGATGCTCACCGGGACCTCGGCGGAGTTCGCGTACAACCTCGCGCTCGCCGGCTTCTACGCGATGCTCGTCACCGCGGCGTTCGACCTCGCCGGGAACGTCGCCGCCGCGCGCGGGCTGGACCGCCGGGTCGCCGGGGGGCTCGCCGCCTTCTTCACCGGGCTCGCGGCGAACGTCACGACCGGCGGCTGGGTCCTGTTCAACGCGTTGCCCGCCGGCGTTCAGACGAGCCTCGGCGAGACGCTCGGCTTCGATCCCGCCGAGCACACGACCCGCGAGTTCTCCTACTGGACGGCCAGCCGGGTCATCGAGGGGACCATCAACGAGTTCCCGCTGTTCGCCTGGCTCAACGGCGACCTCCACGCGCACATGACGGACACGCCGTTCCTGCTGCTCGCGGCGGCGCTCGCCTTCGCGCTCTACCGGGCGGGCGCGACGGCCGACGAGGTCGACGGGACCGCCGCCGACGGCAGCGGCGTCGACGCCGACGCGACCGCCGCGGACGCAACCGTGGGCGCCACCGCGGTCGCTGACCCGACCGCCTACTCTGGCGTCACCCGCCGCCGCCTCCTCCTGTTCGGCGTCGTCCCCGTCGTCGGCGGGTTCCAGGCGGTCGTCAACACCTGGAGCTTCCCGAGCGTGTTCGGCGTCGTCTGGCTCGGGCTGACGTTCGCGCACGCACCCCCCTGGACGCTCCTACCCGGCGCCGCGGGGAAGTGGGTCGACCGCGCCACGAACGACTCGCGGCTCGCCGCGGAACTCGCCCGACCGGTCGTCGCCGGCGCGCTCGTCGCCGGCGCGGCCGCCCTCGCGGTCCTCCTCGCCGTCCCGTTCCTGTACGGCATCGCCACCAGCGGGGGCGGCACCCGGACGCTCGAACTGCTCACCCTCGAGATGCGCTCGGGGCTGCCCGGGCTCCTCGGAGTCCACGGCGCCTTCCTCGTCACGTTCGGCGCGTACCTGTTCGGGCGCGTGGGGACCGACCGGCCGCTCGAACTGGCCGCTGCCCTCGTCGGGTTCGTCGCCGTCGCGCTCGCCATCGACTTCCCGGCCCTGGCGCTCCTGCTCCCGCTGCTCGTCGTCGCCTGGGCCGCCCTCCGGACCGACCGTGCGGGGTTCGAGACGGTCCTCGTCGTCGCCGGCGCGGGGCTGGTCCTGCTCGTCGAGGTGGTGTACCTGAACGAGCAGGCGGGGCCGGGCCGGATGAACACCGTGTTCAAGACGTACGCACAGGTGTGGCCGCTGTGGGCGACCGCACTCGGCGTGGTGCTCGCGTCCTTCCTCGGGCCAGTCTCCCGGCCGAGCGTGTGGCCGAGCAGGGAGGCGCGCCGGGACGTCGCCGCCGTGTTCGTCGCCGTGCTGATCGTCACGACGGGGATGTACGCCGCGCTCGCGCTCCCGGCGCACTTCGACGGCGGACCGCCGGACGGCCCGACGCTCGACGCGACGCAGTTCGTCGAGACGTACCACCCCGAGGAGGCGCCGGCGATCGGGTACCTCGACGAGCGCGACGGCCAGCCGGTCATCCTCTCGGCGCCGGCGACGACCGCCTACCCCGGGGCCGACCCGCTGTACGGCCACGGGCCGGGGATGTACCAGTGGGAGGCCAGCCCCGCCGCGAGCCTGACGGGCGTCCAGACCGTCGCCGGGTGGCACCACGAGGTCGGCTACCGCGGCCCGGACGCGTACTTCGACCGGGTGCGCGAGGTGGACGACGCGTACACCGAGCGATCCCGGACGGTCGCGGTGCTCAGGAAGTACGACGTCCGGTACGTGTGGGTCGGCCCCGGCGAGGAGATCCGCTACGGCGACGACGCCGTCGCGTTCGGAGAGATTCCGGGGATCGAGCCCGTGGTCGAGACGCCGAAGGTGACGCTGTACCGGGTGGATCAGGAGCAGTTGCCGGAGTGA
- the gvpJ gene encoding gas vesicle protein GvpJ, with amino-acid sequence MPETRPTRDQSDLADVLELVLDKGVVINADVVVSVGDTRLLSVEIRAAIASFDTAAEYGLQFPSGTDTDRVAAAAGVPPIRDRPEDQATLDELGIEAATSGGGSGNDGDAVEIEADEESEADDEADDEAEPEEVPEADDQD; translated from the coding sequence ATGCCTGAGACGCGACCGACCCGCGACCAGAGCGACCTCGCGGACGTGCTGGAGCTCGTCCTCGACAAGGGGGTCGTCATCAACGCGGACGTGGTGGTGAGCGTCGGGGACACGCGGCTGCTCTCGGTCGAGATCCGGGCGGCCATCGCCTCCTTCGACACCGCCGCCGAGTACGGCCTCCAGTTCCCGAGCGGCACCGACACCGACCGGGTGGCCGCGGCCGCGGGCGTCCCGCCCATCCGCGACAGGCCGGAGGACCAGGCGACGCTCGACGAACTCGGCATCGAGGCCGCGACGTCCGGGGGCGGGTCCGGGAACGACGGCGACGCCGTCGAGATCGAGGCCGACGAAGAGTCCGAGGCCGACGACGAAGCCGACGACGAGGCCGAACCCGAGGAGGTGCCGGAGGCGGATGACCAGGATTGA
- a CDS encoding HAH_0734 family protein: MQKLIVHGDPGIRKEAIINYGGEEMVVFGLQRQGDWHGPDEPQLWCTIGTEAERETFEKRNYVPHWLDVETIDAEALDIVKAKGDLAV, encoded by the coding sequence ATGCAGAAGCTCATCGTCCACGGCGACCCCGGCATCCGGAAGGAGGCCATCATCAACTACGGGGGCGAGGAGATGGTCGTCTTCGGGCTCCAGCGCCAGGGCGACTGGCACGGCCCCGACGAACCCCAGCTCTGGTGCACCATCGGCACCGAGGCGGAGCGCGAGACGTTCGAGAAGCGGAACTACGTCCCGCACTGGCTCGACGTCGAGACGATCGACGCGGAGGCGCTCGACATCGTGAAGGCGAAGGGCGACCTCGCGGTCTGA
- a CDS encoding GvpL/GvpF family gas vesicle protein, which yields MSSPHLYLYGVIESADLRFETDAVGGATEVRTVSHGPLSGVVSDIETTEPERNDEDVEAHDEVLRELLTRDEELTVVPMRYGMAFKNARTLKNLLRQARPVLTRSLREVEGSVELGLKVLDAEDGDLDPEAVRSAAERFDEVSEKYDDGDLFSDRLVLNRSYLVDRADTDAFDEAVESFREEFGDDVIVQYSGPWAPYSFVDVHIGVEQ from the coding sequence ATGTCGAGTCCCCATCTGTACCTGTACGGCGTCATCGAATCGGCCGACCTGCGGTTCGAGACCGACGCGGTCGGCGGGGCGACCGAGGTCCGGACCGTCAGCCACGGCCCGCTCTCGGGCGTCGTCTCCGACATCGAAACGACCGAGCCCGAACGAAACGACGAGGACGTGGAGGCCCACGACGAGGTGCTTCGCGAACTCCTCACGCGCGACGAGGAACTGACCGTCGTCCCGATGCGGTACGGGATGGCGTTCAAGAACGCCCGCACCCTCAAGAACCTCCTCCGGCAGGCGCGCCCCGTGCTCACGCGGTCCCTGCGGGAGGTCGAGGGATCGGTCGAACTCGGGCTGAAGGTCCTCGACGCCGAGGATGGCGACCTCGACCCCGAGGCGGTACGATCGGCCGCCGAGCGGTTCGACGAGGTCAGCGAGAAGTACGACGATGGCGACCTGTTCAGCGACCGGCTCGTCCTCAACCGGTCGTACCTCGTCGACCGCGCGGACACGGACGCGTTCGACGAGGCCGTCGAGTCGTTCCGCGAGGAGTTCGGCGACGACGTGATCGTCCAGTACAGCGGGCCGTGGGCCCCGTACAGCTTCGTCGACGTTCACATCGGGGTGGAGCAATGA